The following coding sequences are from one Candidatus Kapaibacterium sp. window:
- a CDS encoding acyl-CoA dehydrogenase family protein, whose product MFELNFTEEQKMLREMVRDFADNELKPIASQIDENEAIPMEIIQKIGELGILGAAFPIEYGGSGFGEVGYCIIQEEIGRACLSTATFIGAHVSIGTNAIYLGGSEEIRKKYVVPLASGEKVAAFALTEERAGSDAFDLRTKAVPDGDDWVINGEKQWITNGPFADTFSVFARTPRGITAFVVEKEAPGFSSGAPEKKMGIRGSKTSSLTFDNVRVPKENMLGGEGRGFLLAMKTLDAGRLGLGAACLGACKELLELSTKYAKERKQFGEPIANFQAIQFMLAEMATLIYTSESLVYRTAVLYDKHEMLSRQSAMVKLFVSEALDKCVDYAMQIHGGMGFSREMPIERFYRDSRINRIFEGTSEIQKLVIARDIIKRNGIV is encoded by the coding sequence ATGTTTGAATTGAATTTCACTGAAGAACAAAAGATGTTGCGAGAAATGGTTCGCGACTTTGCAGACAATGAACTAAAGCCAATAGCATCTCAAATAGATGAAAACGAGGCTATTCCTATGGAGATTATCCAAAAAATAGGCGAACTCGGCATATTGGGTGCTGCTTTTCCAATCGAATATGGAGGCAGTGGTTTCGGAGAAGTTGGTTACTGTATTATCCAAGAGGAAATCGGCAGAGCTTGCCTTTCGACAGCTACTTTCATTGGTGCGCATGTTTCGATTGGTACAAATGCCATTTATCTTGGAGGTAGCGAGGAAATTCGCAAAAAATATGTCGTGCCTTTGGCGTCAGGTGAAAAAGTAGCGGCATTTGCTTTGACTGAAGAGCGTGCAGGTTCCGATGCTTTTGATTTGCGTACTAAAGCTGTCCCTGATGGCGATGATTGGGTAATAAATGGCGAAAAACAATGGATTACAAACGGTCCTTTTGCCGATACTTTTTCGGTATTTGCGCGTACTCCACGTGGTATTACTGCTTTCGTCGTCGAAAAAGAGGCTCCGGGATTCTCTTCCGGTGCACCTGAAAAGAAAATGGGTATTCGCGGCAGCAAGACATCGTCATTGACTTTTGATAATGTACGTGTTCCAAAAGAAAATATGCTTGGTGGCGAAGGTCGCGGATTTTTACTTGCAATGAAAACTTTAGATGCCGGCAGACTTGGGCTTGGAGCCGCTTGTTTGGGTGCTTGCAAAGAATTGCTCGAGCTTTCGACTAAATATGCTAAAGAACGCAAGCAATTCGGCGAACCGATTGCGAATTTCCAAGCAATTCAATTTATGCTTGCCGAAATGGCTACCTTGATTTACACTTCCGAATCATTAGTTTATCGTACAGCAGTGCTATATGACAAGCACGAAATGCTTTCTCGCCAATCTGCGATGGTAAAACTATTTGTATCAGAAGCTTTGGATAAATGCGTTGATTATGCAATGCAAATTCATGGTGGAATGGGCTTTTCACGCGAAATGCCAATTGAAAGATTTTATCGTGATTCGCGCATTAATCGCATATTTGAGGGTACTTCGGAGATTCAGAAACTTGTAATTGCCCGAGATATTATCAAACGAAACGGTATTGTATAA
- a CDS encoding SDR family oxidoreductase yields the protein MKKDRELYALILGVSSGFGLSCARELAKMGYNIYGAHLDMGSAKHKAEEYRQELESFGVKAIFFNANAADDGVRKEIVQEIQKDYNVVENHTLRVLIHSLAFGAIKPLFAETQEGSVSKRQIEMTMDVMANSLVYWTQDLFFNKLLAPNSRIFGLTSIGSTRAMNNYGAISAAKCALEAYIRQIAIELAPYQITANAILAGLTDTPASNKIPGFAKMLAHAKEHNPFNRNTVPDDVAKAVALLADENFYWITGQVLGVDGGESIMNFIETH from the coding sequence ATGAAAAAAGATAGAGAATTATATGCCCTGATATTGGGAGTATCGAGCGGTTTCGGCTTGTCTTGTGCCCGTGAACTTGCGAAGATGGGATACAATATTTACGGTGCTCACCTTGATATGGGCTCTGCCAAGCACAAAGCAGAGGAATATCGCCAAGAACTTGAATCATTCGGAGTAAAAGCGATATTTTTCAATGCTAATGCCGCAGATGACGGTGTGCGTAAGGAAATCGTACAAGAAATTCAGAAGGATTATAACGTAGTCGAAAATCATACACTCAGAGTGCTTATTCATTCGCTCGCTTTTGGTGCGATTAAACCGCTTTTTGCTGAAACTCAGGAAGGAAGTGTCTCCAAGAGGCAAATCGAAATGACGATGGATGTAATGGCGAATTCATTAGTATATTGGACACAAGATTTATTTTTCAATAAACTTTTAGCACCAAACTCCCGAATATTCGGATTAACTTCAATCGGCTCGACCCGTGCAATGAACAATTACGGAGCTATTTCAGCCGCAAAATGTGCGTTGGAAGCCTATATCCGTCAGATTGCTATCGAATTGGCACCATACCAAATCACTGCAAATGCAATATTAGCGGGTTTGACTGATACTCCTGCAAGTAATAAAATTCCGGGATTTGCAAAGATGTTGGCTCACGCTAAAGAGCACAATCCTTTCAATCGGAATACCGTACCTGATGATGTTGCAAAAGCAGTCGCATTACTCGCAGATGAAAATTTCTACTGGATAACCGGACAGGTACTCGGTGTTGACGGTGGGGAAAGTATAATGAACTTCATAGAAACACACTAA
- a CDS encoding SDR family oxidoreductase: protein MKRNNALILGISSGFGKATGIELAKRGFNIYGVHLDLGSARKKAEEFQEELEALGVKAKFFNMNAADADNRKSVVDALRADFDMNDSYLGVFVHSIAFGTLGPFIDESVEKQITQKRIEMSLNVMANSMIYWAQDLFNAKLLAENSRLFAMSSNGARVATNQYGTVSVAKAALESIVRQLAFELAPYKITANSIMAGPAATPASGKIPDFDKMLKIAREHNPYQRNTYPEDAAKMIALLSSEESAWLTGQTIMVDGGQSIFTYLPDYYG from the coding sequence ATGAAAAGAAACAACGCATTAATATTAGGAATTTCAAGCGGTTTTGGCAAAGCAACCGGAATAGAACTCGCTAAACGGGGGTTTAATATCTATGGCGTTCATCTTGATTTGGGCTCTGCCAGGAAAAAAGCAGAAGAATTCCAAGAAGAACTTGAGGCTTTGGGCGTCAAGGCGAAATTTTTCAATATGAATGCTGCTGATGCAGATAATCGCAAATCGGTAGTTGACGCACTAAGAGCGGATTTTGACATGAACGACTCATATTTGGGCGTATTTGTTCATTCGATAGCATTTGGTACTTTGGGACCATTTATAGACGAAAGTGTAGAAAAGCAAATCACGCAAAAACGCATCGAAATGTCGCTCAATGTAATGGCTAACAGCATGATTTACTGGGCTCAGGATTTGTTCAATGCCAAATTATTGGCTGAAAATTCGCGATTATTTGCAATGTCGTCAAATGGTGCAAGAGTAGCTACAAATCAATACGGTACTGTTTCTGTTGCAAAAGCTGCATTGGAAAGCATTGTGCGTCAATTAGCATTTGAGCTAGCTCCATACAAAATCACAGCAAATTCGATTATGGCAGGTCCCGCAGCCACTCCGGCATCAGGGAAGATTCCTGATTTTGATAAAATGCTGAAAATTGCACGCGAACACAATCCATATCAACGCAACACATATCCCGAAGATGCTGCAAAAATGATTGCATTACTCTCTTCGGAGGAATCCGCTTGGTTGACCGGACAAACGATTATGGTTGACGGCGGGCAGAGTATTTTCACATATTTACCCGATTATTACGGCTAA
- the lpdA gene encoding dihydrolipoyl dehydrogenase has translation MNNHECDVLVIGSGPGGYVAAIRASQLGLKAICVEKGDIGGVCLNIGCIPTKALLKSAEYMHFLSHASDFGFGIENINVDYPKVIERSRKVAGQMSRGVQSLFKKYKVNTVVGHGKIVSKNTVEVSDPEGKATDTIKAKHIIIATGARPRIFPGIEVDRKKIITSTQALLGTTLPKSIIVMGAGAIGVEFAYFFNAFGAKVTIVEYMDRILPIEDVDISKELERHFRKSGIELKTKNMVKSAIAKGDGVEVTVEKDGKTEVLTADMALNAIGIQANTENIGLEDVGVHTEKGFIKVDKYCKTNVEGIYAIGDVAGAPWLAHKASAEAVALAEYLAGHGGEGIDYNNIPGCTYCNPQVASVGLTEEKAKAEGYDVKIGKFPFTASGKAHGIGEAKGFVKLVFDAKYGELLGAHMIGPDVTEMIAEMGLARSLGATAETIYKTIHAHPTLSEAVMEAAAQAYGEAVNI, from the coding sequence ATGAATAATCACGAATGCGACGTTTTAGTTATCGGCTCAGGTCCCGGCGGTTATGTAGCTGCAATCAGAGCTTCACAATTAGGATTGAAAGCGATTTGTGTCGAAAAAGGCGATATCGGCGGAGTGTGTTTGAATATCGGCTGTATCCCTACCAAAGCATTGCTCAAAAGCGCTGAATATATGCACTTCCTTTCCCATGCCTCAGATTTCGGCTTCGGAATTGAAAATATCAATGTTGATTACCCTAAAGTTATTGAACGCTCCCGCAAAGTGGCAGGACAAATGTCTCGTGGCGTCCAATCTCTTTTCAAAAAATATAAAGTCAATACCGTTGTCGGTCATGGCAAAATCGTATCGAAAAATACTGTCGAAGTCAGCGACCCTGAAGGCAAAGCGACTGATACAATCAAAGCAAAACATATAATAATTGCGACCGGTGCACGACCCAGAATTTTTCCGGGAATCGAAGTTGACCGCAAAAAAATCATCACTTCTACTCAAGCATTGCTCGGAACCACTTTGCCAAAATCTATCATCGTGATGGGTGCAGGAGCGATTGGTGTCGAATTTGCGTATTTCTTCAACGCTTTTGGTGCAAAAGTGACTATAGTTGAGTATATGGACAGAATTTTGCCAATCGAAGATGTCGATATTTCAAAAGAATTGGAACGCCATTTCCGCAAATCGGGAATTGAGCTTAAAACTAAAAATATGGTCAAATCTGCCATTGCCAAGGGTGATGGGGTAGAGGTAACAGTCGAAAAAGACGGCAAAACCGAAGTCCTCACTGCCGATATGGCTTTGAACGCTATCGGAATCCAAGCTAACACAGAAAATATCGGCTTGGAAGACGTCGGCGTTCATACTGAAAAAGGCTTTATCAAAGTTGACAAATATTGCAAGACAAACGTTGAGGGCATTTATGCAATCGGCGACGTTGCCGGAGCTCCTTGGCTGGCGCATAAAGCATCTGCAGAAGCTGTGGCATTGGCTGAATATTTGGCGGGTCACGGTGGCGAAGGCATAGATTACAACAATATCCCGGGCTGTACATATTGCAATCCGCAAGTGGCAAGCGTTGGTTTGACTGAGGAAAAAGCGAAAGCCGAAGGCTATGATGTTAAAATCGGCAAATTCCCCTTTACTGCAAGCGGCAAAGCACACGGAATCGGCGAAGCCAAAGGTTTTGTCAAATTGGTATTCGATGCCAAATATGGCGAATTACTCGGTGCACACATGATTGGTCCCGACGTAACAGAAATGATTGCAGAAATGGGATTGGCACGCTCACTCGGAGCTACTGCCGAAACCATCTACAAGACTATTCACGCTCACCCGACTTTGAGCGAAGCAGTCATGGAAGCGGCAGCCCAAGCATACGGCGAAGCAGTGAATATATAA
- a CDS encoding peptidase C1: MKKYILIVLVVIIGSQAAFNQQPRIDKGVMIEHKNETWDSMKVHIEKFEKKEKPKKKRFMLDFSNIKVPDNLDGFKSVWHHEPVKQASTGTCWCFAATSFFESELKRIHNKEIKLSEMHTVWYQYVEKARRFITERGDSEFGEGSQTNAVMAMWKEYGCVPNEIYNGMLPGQEYHNHSKMFGEMKSYLEFCKTNNIWNEQQVLDNIKSILNKYMGEPPTEFTWNGKKYTPKTFRDEVVKLNPDDYVDMMSLYEQGFGKKTIYDVPDNWWKSHDYYNVAVSDFMSGLRSAIRNGYSMTLSGDVSEAGIYSYADAAVVPSFDIPAAYIDDNARQFRFSNGSTGDDHAIHLCGWFENESGTWYLIKDSGSGANNGKFKGYYLFHEDYIKLKMTCFLVHKDAIKDILKNFDSQSRFE, encoded by the coding sequence ATGAAAAAGTATATTTTAATAGTTCTCGTAGTAATAATTGGCTCGCAAGCCGCATTCAATCAGCAACCACGAATTGACAAAGGTGTGATGATTGAACACAAGAACGAAACTTGGGACAGTATGAAAGTCCATATTGAAAAATTCGAGAAAAAAGAGAAGCCCAAGAAAAAACGTTTCATGCTCGATTTTTCAAATATCAAAGTTCCCGATAATCTCGACGGATTCAAAAGCGTGTGGCATCATGAACCGGTAAAGCAAGCCTCCACAGGTACTTGCTGGTGTTTTGCAGCGACTTCGTTTTTTGAATCAGAACTGAAACGCATTCACAACAAGGAAATCAAGCTTTCGGAAATGCACACCGTTTGGTATCAGTACGTCGAAAAAGCTCGGCGATTCATTACCGAACGCGGAGATTCGGAATTTGGTGAAGGTTCGCAAACCAATGCTGTAATGGCAATGTGGAAGGAATACGGTTGTGTGCCTAACGAAATTTATAACGGAATGCTGCCCGGACAAGAATATCACAACCACAGCAAGATGTTTGGCGAAATGAAATCCTATCTCGAATTTTGCAAAACGAATAACATTTGGAACGAACAACAAGTTTTGGACAATATCAAATCCATTTTGAACAAATATATGGGCGAGCCACCAACCGAATTCACTTGGAACGGGAAAAAATATACACCAAAGACATTCCGCGATGAAGTTGTGAAGCTGAATCCGGACGATTATGTTGATATGATGTCGCTATATGAGCAAGGCTTCGGGAAGAAAACAATATATGATGTGCCGGATAATTGGTGGAAATCGCATGATTACTACAATGTCGCGGTCAGCGATTTCATGTCGGGGCTCAGAAGTGCCATTCGCAACGGCTATTCAATGACATTGAGCGGCGATGTGTCCGAAGCTGGAATTTATTCCTATGCCGATGCTGCCGTAGTACCGAGTTTTGACATACCGGCAGCCTATATTGATGACAATGCGCGTCAATTCCGGTTCAGCAATGGCAGCACAGGCGACGACCACGCCATTCACCTTTGCGGCTGGTTCGAAAATGAAAGCGGTACTTGGTATTTGATAAAAGATTCGGGAAGTGGCGCCAATAACGGCAAGTTCAAAGGCTATTACTTATTTCACGAAGATTACATCAAGCTCAAAATGACTTGCTTCCTCGTTCATAAAGATGCTATCAAAGACATTCTGAAAAATTTCGATTCACAAAGCAGGTTTGAGTAG
- a CDS encoding AbgT family transporter, with translation MSEKSTKPNFTQRFLDKVERVGNKLPQPVSLFLILIGLVLLASWIVSMMNITVVHPGNGSEVKAVNLLSGEGIRRIFVDMVKTFTDFPPLGLVLVVMLGIGIAERSGFIAAALKAFVKSVPKQLVTFSVVTAGMLSSVAADAGYVVLIPLGAAIFYGMKRHPLAGLAAAFAGVSGGFGANIFLTSLDPLIAAFTEPAARIMDPSYTVDATSNWYIMAASVPVLAIAGTWVTDKIVEPRLGKYVREGDLEDESNELTKLEKKGLLFAILSMVAASIILMFMVIPENGILRDEDGGIQVFLRSIVAIMFFMFLIPGLVYGIVTKSITNDKQMSKMSSEAMASMGGYIVLAFAAAQFVAYFNWSNLGQIVAISGADFLQNIGFTGIPLLIVFIIVSSFINLAIGSASAKWAILAPIFVPMFMLMDPAYSPETIQAAYRIGDSYSNILTPLLPYFPLVIVFAQKYVKDVGIGTLISLMLPFAITFAIVRIPMFIAWIMLNIPLGPGAPTYYLP, from the coding sequence ATGTCAGAAAAAAGTACAAAACCGAATTTCACACAACGCTTTCTTGATAAAGTTGAGAGAGTTGGAAATAAATTGCCACAACCCGTGAGCCTGTTCCTAATCTTGATAGGCTTGGTATTATTGGCTTCTTGGATAGTTTCGATGATGAATATCACGGTTGTTCATCCGGGCAACGGCTCCGAAGTTAAAGCTGTTAATTTATTATCCGGTGAAGGCATCCGCAGAATTTTTGTAGATATGGTCAAAACATTTACTGATTTCCCTCCCTTGGGGTTAGTATTGGTGGTCATGTTGGGGATTGGAATTGCAGAACGTTCGGGCTTTATTGCTGCAGCTTTGAAAGCATTCGTAAAAAGCGTCCCAAAGCAATTGGTGACTTTTTCGGTAGTTACTGCAGGAATGCTCTCGAGCGTAGCCGCTGATGCAGGTTATGTTGTATTAATTCCTCTTGGTGCCGCGATATTTTACGGAATGAAAAGACATCCTTTGGCAGGACTTGCTGCAGCATTTGCAGGTGTATCAGGAGGGTTTGGGGCAAATATATTTTTAACAAGTTTAGACCCTCTGATTGCAGCTTTTACCGAACCGGCTGCACGCATTATGGACCCAAGCTATACAGTTGATGCTACGTCCAATTGGTACATTATGGCAGCTTCAGTTCCCGTTTTGGCAATTGCCGGTACTTGGGTAACCGATAAAATCGTTGAGCCAAGATTAGGAAAATACGTCCGCGAAGGAGATTTGGAAGATGAATCAAATGAGTTAACAAAGTTAGAAAAAAAGGGTTTGCTTTTTGCAATTTTATCTATGGTAGCCGCATCAATTATCCTAATGTTTATGGTTATCCCAGAAAATGGTATCTTACGTGATGAAGACGGTGGAATTCAGGTATTTTTAAGGAGCATTGTTGCAATTATGTTTTTCATGTTCCTCATACCGGGATTAGTTTATGGCATTGTCACTAAAAGTATTACAAATGATAAACAAATGTCTAAGATGTCGAGTGAAGCAATGGCGTCGATGGGTGGTTATATTGTTTTGGCATTCGCAGCGGCTCAGTTTGTGGCGTACTTCAATTGGTCTAACTTAGGACAAATCGTCGCTATTAGCGGAGCAGATTTCTTGCAAAACATCGGATTTACAGGAATCCCTCTGCTTATTGTATTTATAATTGTTTCATCATTTATAAATCTGGCAATTGGGAGTGCATCTGCAAAATGGGCTATTTTGGCACCAATTTTTGTTCCGATGTTCATGTTGATGGACCCTGCATATTCACCTGAAACAATTCAAGCGGCATACAGAATCGGCGATTCTTATTCAAACATTCTCACTCCGCTTTTGCCATACTTCCCATTGGTGATAGTATTCGCTCAAAAATATGTTAAAGATGTGGGAATTGGAACGCTGATTTCGCTGATGTTGCCTTTCGCTATAACATTTGCAATCGTCAGAATACCGATGTTTATAGCTTGGATTATGCTCAACATCCCATTGGGACCGGGCGCTCCAACCTATTATTTGCCTTAA